The sequence ATGTTTTTTACAAAAGACATTTTTAACACCAATTTTAATTAAGGAGAAACAATGCCTCAAATACAATCATCGCATTCCAATCATTTTGATTTCACCCTAGACACAGCGGATCGCACTAAATTATTGATGAGCTATTTAGTCGTGCCTACAACCGCTAATTTCAACAATGTCATGCATGGGGGGGAATTATTGAATTTATTGGATAAAGTGGCTTATGTGTGTTCGACTCGTTATTGCGCTAAAGGAACGGTCACTTTAAGCGTGGATGGGGTTACTTTTAAATACCCCATTCCTGTAGGGAATTTGCTCACTTTTTTAGCCAGCATCAATTATGTAGGAAACACCTCGTGCGAAGTGGGGATTAAGGTTTTGAGCGAAGATATTAAAACTCGTGAAATCACGCACACCAATTCATGCTATTTCAC is a genomic window of Helicobacter pylori oki112 containing:
- a CDS encoding acyl-CoA thioesterase; the encoded protein is MPQIQSSHSNHFDFTLDTADRTKLLMSYLVVPTTANFNNVMHGGELLNLLDKVAYVCSTRYCAKGTVTLSVDGVTFKYPIPVGNLLTFLASINYVGNTSCEVGIKVLSEDIKTREITHTNSCYFTMVAVENGKPTPMPKYEPKTEVEIRRYEGALKRKEMRTRGYLKSGRHEGI